TTTTCGGTACGAGACGGTGCCGCTTCGGTCGGAGACGATCCCGCTGAGGTTCAGGACGGTGCGGTCCAGCCGATGACGGCCGTGACGGCGCCGACCGGTTGCGGCAACGCGGGCTGCCTGGAGGCGGTGGCCAGCGGCGTGGCCCTGGTCACCGCGCTACGCGACCAGGGCGTGCCGGTCTCCGACCTGACCGGTGTGATCCGCCTGATCGACGACGGCGACCGGCACGCCACCGCGCTCGCCCGGCAGGCCGGCCGGGCCATCGGCGAGATCCTGGCTGTCGTGGTGGCCACCCAGACCCTGCTCATCGAGCGGGTCGCCACCAGTCAGGACGTCGGTATCACCGGCGCCGCCCACCTGGTGATCGACCACGTCGTGGCGGCCAACTGACCTCGCCTGCCCTCGACCTGCGCGACCTCGGCTGGCCCGGAGTCGGCTGTCAGTCGGGCCGCGACGAGTGGGGGCGGACACGGCACTGCCCGGCGGGCGCGTCTCCGCGCCAGCCGGGCAGTCTTCCGGTCCTGATCAGTTGCTGGCGGTCAAGCCCTGCAGACCCTTGAGCATCTCGGCGAAGTCGAGGGTCTCCGCCGTCGGCGGCGTCTCGACCGTCACCGCCTTGCCGTAGTCGGTGTAGTCCATCACCAGGTCACCCAACGGGCCCATCTTCAGGGCCGCCCGGCGGGGCCGGTACTGCTCGTCAACCCACAGATCGGTGGTGATCTCCTTGACGCCCATTTTGGTCATCTGCTGCTCGACGCCTGCCCGCAGCTTCGCGTCGACCTGCTCAAGGTGGGTCGCCAGGGGAGTGTTGACCGTGTAGTGGACGGTGGCCGTCCCGTCCACCGTCTCCTGCCCGACCACCTTCGTGCCCTCGGTGGCGATCAGCGTCTTGACCTGCTTGGTCGGGTCGATGTCCTCGAACTGCTTGCCGAAGTTCATCCCGGCCTGCTTACCGGCTTCGCTCAGGTCCATCTTCATCCAGCGCTTGCCGTCCATGCTGGAGCGGTCCTCGGCCGGAATCTCGACGTAGATGACCGCACCGACCATCCGGACGACAGTCGAGTCGCCCTTCGGGTCCGTCGTCGTCATCTCGGCCTTGACCGGGTCGCCGAGGTCCAGGACGCCGCGCATCTCGACCTTCTCGCCGCCCGCCGTGCCCGTCATCGACACGGTCACCGAATCGCTCTTGTTGGTGGCCTCGGCCGTCTTCTGCAGCGACCCCTTGAGGTCACTGGCCAGCAGCTCCAGAGCGCTGGGCTGCTTGGGCTCATTGGACCCGCCGGACGTCGTGCCACACGCGGAGACAGCGAGCGCGGTGAGCGCCGAGACCGCCACCGCAACGGACTTCTTGCCAAACGACACGTACACGCCTCTTCCCCGCAGGAATCCGGGCTCTCCCCGAATTGATCGACGACACGCTAACCGACGCGT
This portion of the Micromonospora zamorensis genome encodes:
- a CDS encoding ROK family protein, which translates into the protein MTAVTAPTGCGNAGCLEAVASGVALVTALRDQGVPVSDLTGVIRLIDDGDRHATALARQAGRAIGEILAVVVATQTLLIERVATSQDVGITGAAHLVIDHVVAAN